The window GGCCGCGCTGCTCGCCGCGCACCCCGACCTGACGGTCGTCGGGATCGATCGCGACCCGGACGCTCTGCGCCGCGCCGCCGAACGGCTCGGCCCCGCAGCGGATCGGGTGCGGTTCGTGCACGCGGTCTACGACCAGATCCCGGACGCGCTGGCCCAGGCGGGCGTCGAGTCGGCGGACGGCTTCCTCTTCGACCTCGGCGTCTCGTCGCTGCAGTTGGACGAGGACGACCGGGGGTTCTCGTACGCCAGGGACGCGCCGCTGGACATGCGGATGGACACCACCCGTGGTCCGACCGCCGCCGAGATCCTCAACACGTACTCGCAGGGCGACCTGGCACGAATCCTGCGGACGTTCGGCGAGGAACGGTTCGCGCCACGGATCGCCGCCGCGATCGTCCGGGAGCGCACGCGCTCCCCGCTGAACTCCAGCGCCCGCCTGGTCGAACTCGTCCGGGACGCGATCCCGGCCGCGGCCAGACGAACCGGCGGCAACCCCGCGAAGCGCACGTTCCAGGCGCTGCGGATCGAGGTCAACGGCGAGCTGGACGCGCTGCGCGACGCGCTGCCCGCCGCCCTGGACGCGGTCCGGACCGGCGGGCGGGTGGTCGTGATGTCGTACCAGTCGCTGGAGGACCGGCTGGTCAAGCACGCGTTCGCCGCGGTGACGCAGGACCGGACACCACCCGGGCTGCCGGTGCCACTGCCCGAATACGGGCCGCAGTTCCGGGCGCTGACCCGGGGCGCCGAGGTCGCGGGCCCGGACGAGATCGCGGCGAAC is drawn from Cryptosporangium aurantiacum and contains these coding sequences:
- the rsmH gene encoding 16S rRNA (cytosine(1402)-N(4))-methyltransferase RsmH, whose translation is MAADDETCAHVPVPGDAAPHSDVHVPVLLDRCLELLAPVASAPGAVVVDGTLGLGGHTAALLAAHPDLTVVGIDRDPDALRRAAERLGPAADRVRFVHAVYDQIPDALAQAGVESADGFLFDLGVSSLQLDEDDRGFSYARDAPLDMRMDTTRGPTAAEILNTYSQGDLARILRTFGEERFAPRIAAAIVRERTRSPLNSSARLVELVRDAIPAAARRTGGNPAKRTFQALRIEVNGELDALRDALPAALDAVRTGGRVVVMSYQSLEDRLVKHAFAAVTQDRTPPGLPVPLPEYGPQFRALTRGAEVAGPDEIAANPRAASVRLRAVERLGDRMNELRAR